From Pseudomonas sp. CCI4.2, one genomic window encodes:
- a CDS encoding paraquat-inducible protein A, giving the protein MNLVLCRTCGYACSVNDAQCPRCNSAVHRRKPNSLTRTWAFLLASLICYIPANLMPVMYTNIFGSGSENTIFSGIIEFWSEGSWDLALLIFIASVAVPCLKFLVLGTLLITCQRRSHWARRERARLYRLIEVVGYWSMLDVLVVALIAALVQFRSLSTIDPRMGILFFGLVVVLTMLAAISFDPRLIWDTEVEDV; this is encoded by the coding sequence ATGAACCTGGTCCTGTGCCGTACCTGCGGCTACGCCTGCTCGGTGAACGATGCACAATGCCCTCGTTGCAATTCAGCGGTGCATCGACGCAAACCGAACAGCCTGACCCGCACCTGGGCATTTTTGCTCGCCAGCCTGATCTGCTATATCCCGGCCAACCTGATGCCGGTGATGTACACCAACATCTTTGGCAGCGGCAGTGAAAACACGATCTTCAGCGGCATCATAGAGTTTTGGAGCGAGGGTTCCTGGGACCTCGCATTGTTGATTTTCATCGCCAGCGTGGCGGTACCGTGCTTGAAATTTCTGGTACTGGGCACGCTGCTGATTACCTGTCAGCGCCGCAGCCACTGGGCCAGGCGGGAGCGGGCCAGGCTATATCGGTTGATAGAGGTGGTCGGTTATTGGTCGATGCTGGACGTGCTGGTGGTGGCCTTGATTGCCGCGCTCGTGCAATTTCGCTCGCTGAGCACCATCGACCCGCGCATGGGTATTTTGTTTTTTGGTTTGGTAGTCGTCCTGACCATGTTAGCCGCCATTAGTTTTGATCCCCGGCTTATCTGGGATACAGAGGTTGAAGATGTCTGA
- a CDS encoding 3-isopropylmalate dehydratase: MRLICFAIPLLLAGCSSFTADPDNVTQVPGDRLLAFQQPVEGGGQIIVNRDIGMLGGGCFLAFSIDRTVAARIGIGEEAHFQVPAGARIVGIGLDEQDTSMCSKGRLHRELAVQLQGSGSQHFRIVSDSVSGFGIVPVAQ; the protein is encoded by the coding sequence ATGCGCTTGATCTGTTTCGCGATTCCTCTGTTGCTGGCGGGTTGTTCATCATTCACGGCCGATCCGGACAACGTGACCCAAGTGCCAGGGGATCGCCTGCTCGCGTTCCAACAGCCGGTGGAGGGCGGGGGGCAAATCATCGTAAACCGTGACATCGGGATGCTGGGCGGCGGTTGTTTCCTGGCCTTTTCGATTGACCGCACCGTCGCCGCCCGAATCGGTATCGGTGAAGAAGCGCATTTTCAGGTGCCCGCGGGTGCTCGGATTGTGGGCATCGGCCTCGATGAACAGGACACGTCAATGTGCAGCAAAGGCCGTTTGCACCGCGAGTTGGCGGTTCAGTTGCAGGGCAGCGGCTCTCAACATTTTCGAATTGTCAGTGATTCGGTGAGTGGCTTCGGGATAGTGCCTGTAGCGCAGTGA
- a CDS encoding paraquat-inducible protein A, translating to MTSSPAWIICEHCDSVYQSTALARGQTARCVRCAAILGRGGQLSIQQLLALSISAAMLFIFANAFPVISISLQGLSNQATLWQSVQALAQGQISPMAAVAGLTIILAPFLQIILLCWVLSFALARRAAPGFKLCMRTLEHLRPWSMLEVCLLGILVSIVKLAGMLDVHPGVGLWALGMLTVLIILISGKGIRRLWKDLEGVIP from the coding sequence ATGACATCGTCCCCAGCATGGATTATCTGCGAACACTGCGACTCGGTTTATCAGTCCACGGCGTTGGCCAGAGGCCAGACCGCGCGCTGTGTGCGTTGCGCTGCCATTCTTGGGCGCGGCGGTCAATTGAGCATTCAACAACTGTTGGCGCTGTCGATCAGCGCCGCAATGCTTTTCATTTTCGCCAACGCGTTCCCCGTCATTTCCATCAGCCTGCAAGGCTTGAGCAATCAGGCCACCTTGTGGCAATCGGTTCAGGCTCTGGCCCAAGGGCAAATCAGCCCGATGGCAGCCGTGGCGGGGCTGACGATCATTCTTGCGCCTTTTCTGCAAATCATTCTGCTCTGCTGGGTGCTCAGTTTCGCCTTGGCCAGGCGTGCGGCGCCTGGTTTTAAGCTCTGCATGCGAACGCTGGAACACCTGCGGCCATGGAGCATGCTCGAGGTCTGCTTGCTGGGCATTCTGGTGTCCATCGTCAAATTGGCTGGCATGCTCGATGTACACCCCGGCGTTGGCCTATGGGCACTGGGCATGCTAACCGTGCTGATCATCCTGATTTCGGGCAAAGGCATCCGTCGGCTGTGGAAAGACCTTGAAGGTGTCATTCCGTGA
- a CDS encoding intermembrane transport protein PqiB has protein sequence MSDHPRSTLNPASGPPSPGAPNIKHRSFNVSLVWIVPIVAALVGLSMVAHNILSAGPEINVSFQTAEGIEVNKTQVKYKNVVIGKVTAIALSEDRNRVDATIDLDASAKSFATEGSRFWVVRPRIGANGISGVGTLLSGAFIGADAGESEQTKKDFVGLETPPPVTYGEKGKRYTLHTDTLGSLDIGSDVYYRRIAVGQVVAYQLSEDGKGVDVQIFVHSPNDQFVTKDTRFWNASGVNVSLDANGLKVDTESVSSILAGGIAFVEPKYSPNPVVAEEDATFSLFVDQQTAMAPADGDPHFIRMRFDQPLRGLSVNAPVEFHGVNIGRVVSVDLDYDATKKDFPTMIGAVIYPNRLGKAHETLLKQAGADKADDLRTQELMAEFVKQGLRAQARSGNLLTGQLYIALDFVPNAKPVAFNSTAQPLDIPTIPGSLDKLQEQLQQIVDKISKLPIDQIASNLNGSLTELQKTLKQVNGDVLPQMRDTLAQTKKTLASANDSFSEDSPQRQELGQAMQEVKRTARSVRVLTDFLGRHPEALIRGRVKTAQPDGYTSSPSSSREIDPE, from the coding sequence ATGTCTGATCACCCACGTTCCACCCTAAACCCCGCGTCGGGTCCACCCTCACCAGGCGCGCCGAATATCAAGCATCGAAGCTTCAACGTATCACTGGTGTGGATCGTACCCATCGTCGCGGCGTTGGTCGGGTTGTCTATGGTGGCGCATAACATTCTTTCGGCTGGACCGGAAATCAATGTCAGCTTCCAGACCGCTGAAGGGATTGAGGTCAATAAGACCCAGGTCAAATACAAAAACGTGGTGATTGGTAAAGTCACCGCCATCGCCTTGAGCGAAGACCGTAATCGTGTGGATGCGACCATCGACCTAGATGCGTCCGCCAAGTCGTTCGCCACCGAGGGATCGCGCTTCTGGGTCGTGCGCCCCCGCATCGGTGCCAACGGTATTTCTGGGGTAGGTACCTTGCTTTCCGGGGCATTTATTGGTGCCGATGCCGGCGAATCCGAACAGACCAAAAAAGACTTTGTCGGCCTTGAAACGCCGCCGCCGGTGACCTATGGCGAGAAGGGCAAGCGCTATACCTTGCACACCGACACCCTCGGCTCGCTGGATATTGGTTCGGACGTTTACTACCGCCGCATCGCGGTGGGGCAGGTGGTTGCCTATCAGTTGTCTGAAGACGGCAAAGGCGTTGATGTGCAAATTTTCGTTCATTCGCCAAACGATCAGTTCGTGACCAAGGACACACGATTTTGGAATGCCAGTGGCGTAAATGTCAGTCTGGATGCTAACGGCCTGAAGGTGGATACCGAGTCGGTTTCTTCGATTCTGGCTGGCGGTATTGCCTTCGTCGAACCCAAGTACAGCCCGAATCCGGTGGTGGCGGAGGAGGATGCTACGTTCTCGCTGTTCGTCGACCAGCAAACCGCCATGGCGCCCGCTGACGGCGATCCGCACTTCATCCGCATGCGCTTTGACCAGCCGTTGCGCGGGCTGTCGGTCAACGCGCCGGTCGAATTCCATGGGGTGAACATCGGCAGAGTGGTGTCGGTCGATCTTGACTATGACGCGACGAAAAAAGACTTTCCGACCATGATCGGTGCGGTTATTTACCCCAATAGATTGGGCAAGGCCCACGAAACGCTCCTGAAGCAGGCCGGCGCGGACAAAGCTGACGACCTTCGAACCCAGGAGTTGATGGCGGAATTCGTTAAACAAGGGCTGCGTGCCCAAGCCCGGAGCGGCAACTTGTTGACCGGCCAATTGTACATCGCGCTGGATTTTGTGCCGAACGCAAAACCGGTGGCGTTCAACTCAACCGCGCAACCCTTGGACATTCCGACCATCCCCGGCAGCCTGGACAAACTGCAGGAGCAGTTACAACAGATCGTCGACAAAATCAGCAAACTGCCCATCGATCAGATTGCCAGCAACCTCAACGGCAGTTTGACCGAGCTTCAGAAAACCTTGAAACAGGTCAATGGCGATGTACTGCCGCAGATGCGCGACACCTTGGCGCAAACCAAAAAAACCTTGGCGTCAGCCAACGACAGCTTCTCCGAGGATTCGCCACAACGTCAGGAGCTGGGTCAGGCCATGCAGGAAGTGAAACGCACCGCTCGCTCGGTGCGGGTATTGACCGACTTCCTCGGCCGGCACCCTGAAGCCTTGATTCGTGGGCGCGTGAAAACCGCCCAACCCGATGGCTACACATCGTCACCTTCGTCTTCTCGCGAGATTGATCCGGAATGA
- a CDS encoding acetate/propionate family kinase, with amino-acid sequence MVEQLVEPVSVALDQTTSGLLLVVNAGSSSIKFAIYRASLDSHGQPVALGYGSLEKHVDHYWLCFREASGEKDIEEQWPHSEESITDETLGRLIQWIEQHTGDTLSAAGHRIVHGGTRTQVAALIDDSVMTEMEALIPIAPLHQPACLAPVRFLAREHPHLQQVACFDTAFHHSLDRMETLYGLPRALSEEGIRRYGFHGLSFEYIASVLPAYDRRAAAGRTIVAHLGNGASLCALRGGRSCATSMGFTTLDGILMGTRPGHLDPGILLYLLRERGMTAEALEHLLYHECGLLGVSGGISSDMRELSVSEDPAAKEAIDLYVHTIVREIGAFAAVLGGLDALVFTGGIGEHAASVRARIIEGCAWLGMRIDEQANEVDGPFLSQSSSRVAAWMIPTDEDHVIARHTLQLLDTSSH; translated from the coding sequence ATGGTTGAGCAGTTAGTTGAACCGGTAAGCGTTGCGCTGGATCAGACCACCTCCGGTCTGCTGCTGGTCGTCAACGCGGGTTCGTCCAGCATCAAATTCGCGATTTACCGCGCCAGTCTGGACAGCCACGGCCAACCGGTTGCCCTGGGCTACGGCAGCCTGGAAAAACACGTGGATCACTATTGGCTGTGTTTTCGCGAGGCCAGCGGCGAAAAAGATATCGAAGAGCAGTGGCCACACTCCGAAGAGTCGATCACTGACGAGACCTTGGGCCGGCTGATCCAGTGGATCGAGCAGCACACCGGCGACACGCTATCTGCCGCCGGTCATCGAATCGTTCATGGCGGCACGCGCACCCAAGTTGCGGCCTTGATCGACGATTCCGTCATGACGGAAATGGAGGCGTTGATTCCTATTGCGCCGTTGCATCAGCCAGCGTGCCTGGCGCCGGTGCGCTTTCTGGCGCGTGAACATCCTCATTTGCAACAAGTGGCCTGTTTTGATACCGCCTTCCACCATTCGTTGGACCGGATGGAAACCTTGTATGGATTGCCCCGCGCCTTGAGCGAAGAGGGTATCCGTCGTTATGGTTTTCACGGTTTGTCGTTCGAGTACATCGCCAGTGTCCTGCCCGCTTATGATCGCCGGGCAGCGGCCGGGCGGACCATCGTGGCTCATCTGGGGAATGGCGCGAGCCTGTGTGCCTTGCGCGGCGGCCGCAGTTGCGCCACCAGCATGGGTTTTACCACCCTCGACGGGATTCTCATGGGCACACGCCCCGGACACCTTGATCCCGGCATACTCCTGTACCTGTTGCGCGAACGTGGCATGACCGCTGAGGCGCTTGAGCATTTGCTGTATCACGAATGTGGTTTACTCGGCGTTTCCGGTGGCATCTCCAGCGACATGCGGGAGCTGTCTGTCAGCGAGGATCCAGCGGCCAAAGAAGCAATTGATCTGTATGTACACACCATCGTCCGTGAAATCGGAGCCTTCGCTGCGGTTCTGGGCGGCCTTGATGCACTGGTGTTCACAGGCGGTATTGGTGAGCATGCAGCCAGCGTGCGTGCACGGATTATCGAAGGTTGTGCCTGGCTTGGCATGAGAATCGACGAGCAGGCCAATGAAGTTGACGGGCCGTTCCTGTCCCAGTCCAGCAGCCGCGTCGCTGCCTGGATGATCCCCACTGATGAAGACCACGTGATCGCCCGCCATACCTTGCAGTTGCTGGACACCAGCAGCCATTAG
- a CDS encoding PqiC family protein gives MKSRFLALLATLGLAACVSAPTHYYTLVPTAKDARASSSVPAFQFEMQPVLIPVQVDQPQVVVRLSSGALSILETERWSAPLADEFHDALANQMELRLGTRNLEGLPKMPGRPVISLQTDVRRFDSVPGQYALIDVVWSISRRLDTEPRRSLTCSSTLRQPAGMQVQDVIMAHQQVIAQLATIIAGTARKWAQDPSVGCP, from the coding sequence ATGAAAAGTCGCTTTCTTGCCCTCTTGGCCACGCTGGGTTTGGCCGCTTGTGTGTCGGCGCCCACGCATTACTACACGCTGGTGCCCACCGCCAAGGATGCGCGAGCGAGCAGCAGCGTGCCGGCGTTTCAGTTCGAAATGCAGCCGGTGCTGATACCGGTGCAAGTTGATCAGCCCCAAGTGGTAGTGCGACTCAGCAGTGGTGCCTTATCGATTCTTGAAACCGAACGCTGGAGCGCGCCGTTGGCCGATGAGTTTCACGACGCCTTGGCCAACCAGATGGAGCTGCGACTCGGTACGCGAAACCTTGAGGGCTTGCCCAAAATGCCCGGCCGCCCGGTCATTTCACTGCAAACCGACGTTCGACGCTTTGACTCGGTGCCGGGTCAGTACGCGTTGATCGACGTGGTGTGGAGCATCAGTCGCCGGCTTGATACCGAACCGCGTCGCAGCTTGACCTGCAGTTCAACCCTTCGCCAACCCGCCGGGATGCAAGTGCAAGACGTGATCATGGCGCACCAGCAGGTCATCGCGCAGTTGGCGACTATAATCGCCGGGACGGCGCGCAAATGGGCGCAGGATCCCAGCGTAGGCTGTCCATAG
- a CDS encoding glutathione S-transferase family protein has translation MIRFYFHPTPNPAKVALMLEETGLAYELVPVDTSKGEQHTAEFHAINPNGKVPAIVDTDGPGGVETRVFDSSAILFYLGEKTAQFMGTPADRPELLSWLFFIGTGLGPFSGQAVHFQYAAPEGNSYAINRYRREIERHYQVLDERLAGRDYIVGDTYSIVDISAWGWLDKAPRVLKGEADPLAPFPNLKRWFQAIDARPAVARARAVGKDHAFKKEMDEQARRALFPFNYPKDI, from the coding sequence ATGATCCGTTTCTATTTCCACCCGACACCGAATCCGGCGAAAGTTGCGCTGATGCTTGAAGAAACCGGGCTTGCTTACGAGCTCGTGCCGGTCGATACCAGCAAGGGCGAGCAGCACACGGCGGAGTTTCATGCCATCAACCCAAACGGCAAGGTGCCAGCCATCGTCGACACTGATGGACCGGGCGGCGTTGAAACGCGGGTGTTCGATTCCAGCGCGATTCTGTTTTATCTCGGCGAAAAAACCGCTCAGTTCATGGGCACGCCCGCTGATCGGCCAGAGCTGCTGTCGTGGCTGTTCTTCATTGGTACAGGTTTGGGGCCTTTTTCGGGGCAGGCAGTGCATTTCCAATACGCCGCGCCAGAAGGAAACTCATACGCGATCAATCGCTATCGGCGTGAAATCGAGCGGCACTATCAGGTGTTGGATGAGCGTTTGGCGGGACGTGACTACATCGTCGGTGATACCTACTCAATCGTCGACATCTCGGCATGGGGTTGGCTGGACAAGGCTCCGCGTGTACTCAAAGGCGAGGCAGATCCGTTGGCGCCGTTCCCTAACCTCAAGCGCTGGTTCCAAGCCATCGATGCTCGCCCGGCCGTCGCCCGCGCCCGTGCAGTCGGCAAAGACCATGCATTCAAAAAAGAGATGGACGAGCAAGCGCGACGGGCGCTGTTCCCGTTCAACTATCCGAAAGACATTTAA
- a CDS encoding MlaD family protein: protein MLVHNAISAGPEITLTFQTAEGLQANKTQVKYKNVVIGEVTAIALSKDRSHVDQQTAHRSDCQQP from the coding sequence ATGCTGGTCCATAACGCGATATCGGCCGGCCCCGAGATTACGCTCACCTTTCAGACCGCAGAGGGCCTGCAGGCGAACAAGACCCAAGTCAAATACAAGAACGTGGTGATCGGCGAAGTCACGGCCATTGCCTTGAGTAAAGACCGCAGTCATGTTGATCAACAAACTGCCCATCGATCAGATTGCCAACAACCTTAA
- a CDS encoding phosphoketolase family protein gives MYIFNPLLSSADNPSSAPIIEPLLVDNGPLAPELLERMNRYWYAANYLCVGQIYLKANPLLREPLSADHIKPRLLGHWGTSAGQNFIYVHLNRLISEQHIQMIYISGPGHGGPTLNACAWLEGTYSDVHPEITADESGMLRFFRSFSTPGGVPSHCGPHTPNSLHEGGELGYSLVHAFGAAFDNPQVVVACVIGDGEAETCPLEGSWKSIRFLNPVYDGAVLPILHLNGYKISGPTVEARTDDADLIALYQGRGYEPIIVAGDDLPGMHQRFAAALDTCYAGIRDIQHRAREEGSVTRSRWPMIILRSPKGWTGPKVVDGMPVEGTFRAHQVPLANVIQNTEHLAQLERWMRSYSPQTLFDENGALVPELRALTPPSALRLGAVPHVNGGRVLVALDLPNFADYGLDVPGPGEVIAEAPRKLGEYLRDVIRANPHNFRVFGPDETNSNRLNAVFEATNRTAAGPILEIDDHLAADGRVMEVLSEHLCEGWLEGYLLTGRHGMWSTYEAFAQVVDSMVTQHAKWLQQSREFPWRRPLASLNILLTSHAWRNDHNGFSHQSTGFVDNVLQRRSDVVRVYYPPDSNCLVNVFDHCLRSRNYVNVVTCGKQPDFQWLDFDAALKHCSQGASIWNFASNDDGDDPDVVLACAGDVPTTEAVAAAWLLQKHVPGIRVRLVNVVDLGILSSPQTRPHGMDNVSFDALFTREAPVMFAFHGSTWVIHSMVHGRANEARFHVRGFSDRGTTTTPFDMVVLNDMSRYQLAIDALSHVPRLRSHSLDAMSYFEGQLRRHHTYIREHFEDMPEIRNWRWTDDFSEPDGPPPLAKGHPRGQTFTDA, from the coding sequence ATGTATATCTTCAACCCACTGCTGTCCAGCGCCGATAACCCCTCCAGCGCACCGATTATCGAGCCGCTTTTGGTCGACAATGGCCCGCTGGCGCCTGAACTGCTGGAGCGGATGAACCGCTATTGGTACGCCGCCAATTACCTGTGCGTCGGCCAGATTTACCTCAAGGCCAACCCATTACTGCGTGAACCGTTGAGCGCCGATCACATTAAGCCTCGGCTATTGGGACACTGGGGCACTTCGGCCGGGCAGAACTTTATCTATGTGCACTTGAACCGGCTGATCAGCGAACAACATATACAAATGATCTATATTTCAGGCCCCGGTCACGGCGGTCCAACGTTGAATGCGTGTGCCTGGTTGGAAGGCACTTACAGCGACGTTCACCCAGAGATCACCGCCGATGAATCGGGGATGCTGCGCTTCTTCCGCAGTTTCTCCACCCCCGGTGGCGTGCCGAGCCACTGCGGTCCGCACACGCCCAACTCCCTGCATGAAGGCGGCGAGCTGGGCTATTCGTTGGTGCATGCGTTCGGCGCCGCGTTCGACAACCCGCAGGTGGTGGTGGCCTGCGTCATCGGTGATGGCGAAGCGGAAACCTGCCCGTTGGAAGGCAGTTGGAAAAGTATTCGGTTTCTTAACCCGGTCTACGACGGTGCGGTGCTGCCGATTCTGCACCTCAACGGCTACAAGATTTCCGGCCCCACGGTGGAAGCACGCACCGACGACGCCGACCTGATCGCGCTGTATCAAGGGCGTGGCTACGAGCCGATCATCGTCGCCGGCGATGACCTGCCCGGCATGCACCAACGTTTCGCGGCGGCCCTCGACACCTGCTACGCCGGGATTCGGGATATCCAGCACCGAGCGAGGGAGGAGGGGTCGGTTACACGCTCGCGCTGGCCGATGATCATTTTGCGCAGCCCCAAAGGCTGGACCGGGCCGAAAGTAGTCGACGGCATGCCGGTGGAAGGGACGTTTCGCGCGCACCAAGTGCCGCTGGCTAATGTCATCCAGAACACTGAGCATTTGGCGCAACTGGAGCGCTGGATGCGCAGTTATTCGCCACAGACGCTGTTCGATGAGAATGGCGCGCTGGTGCCCGAACTGCGCGCCCTGACCCCACCGTCTGCCCTGCGCTTGGGGGCCGTTCCCCACGTCAATGGCGGCCGGGTATTGGTGGCGCTGGACTTGCCCAACTTCGCCGATTACGGCCTCGACGTCCCCGGGCCGGGGGAAGTCATAGCCGAGGCACCGCGCAAACTGGGTGAATACCTGCGGGACGTGATTCGCGCTAATCCGCATAATTTCCGGGTATTTGGCCCGGATGAAACCAATTCCAACCGTCTGAACGCGGTGTTCGAGGCCACCAACCGCACGGCTGCTGGACCGATCCTTGAAATTGACGATCACCTAGCGGCTGATGGCCGAGTGATGGAAGTCCTTAGCGAGCACTTGTGCGAAGGCTGGCTTGAGGGCTATTTGCTCACCGGGCGCCATGGCATGTGGTCGACGTATGAGGCGTTCGCCCAGGTCGTTGATTCCATGGTTACCCAACACGCCAAGTGGTTGCAGCAAAGCCGCGAGTTCCCTTGGCGTCGGCCGTTGGCCTCGCTCAACATATTGCTCACCAGTCACGCCTGGCGTAACGACCACAATGGCTTCAGCCATCAATCCACCGGCTTCGTCGACAACGTGCTGCAACGCCGTTCGGACGTGGTGCGGGTGTATTACCCACCAGACTCAAACTGTCTGGTCAACGTGTTCGATCACTGCCTGCGCAGCCGCAATTACGTGAACGTGGTCACCTGCGGAAAGCAACCGGATTTCCAATGGCTGGATTTCGACGCAGCACTGAAACACTGCTCCCAAGGGGCCTCAATTTGGAACTTCGCCAGCAACGATGACGGCGACGATCCGGACGTGGTGCTGGCCTGCGCCGGTGACGTGCCCACTACCGAAGCGGTGGCGGCGGCCTGGTTGCTGCAAAAACACGTGCCGGGGATCCGCGTGCGGCTGGTCAATGTGGTGGATCTGGGCATCCTCAGCAGCCCGCAAACCCGGCCGCACGGCATGGACAACGTGTCGTTCGATGCGTTGTTCACCCGCGAGGCCCCGGTGATGTTTGCGTTTCACGGCTCGACGTGGGTGATTCATTCCATGGTTCACGGCCGCGCCAACGAGGCGCGCTTTCACGTGCGGGGCTTCTCGGATCGAGGCACCACCACCACGCCGTTCGACATGGTGGTGCTCAACGACATGAGCCGCTACCAGCTCGCCATCGACGCCTTGAGCCACGTGCCGCGTTTGCGCTCCCACAGCCTCGACGCCATGAGTTACTTCGAAGGCCAATTGCGTCGGCATCACACCTACATCCGTGAGCATTTCGAAGACATGCCCGAGATCCGCAACTGGCGCTGGACAGACGACTTCAGCGAACCCGACGGCCCCCCACCGCTGGCCAAAGGGCATCCAAGGGGCCAGACCTTTACCGATGCGTGA
- a CDS encoding TetR/AcrR family transcriptional regulator, producing the protein MARPREFDEAAALDAAILCFWARGYEATSIRNLTQSMGITGASLYNAFGDKRSLYERALDHYIERGSLDRIKRLEAHLPPRQAITAFFEEIIERSLSDPQRKGCLLVNAAVEVAPHDPGFQQIVADVLVQIEAFFRRCVATGQRTGSISIAQPAEDLARLLLGLLLGIRVLARARPERDLLEGMVRPAFALLDCHFIAQEISAHD; encoded by the coding sequence ATGGCTCGGCCAAGAGAGTTCGACGAAGCAGCGGCATTAGACGCAGCGATTTTGTGCTTTTGGGCGCGTGGCTACGAGGCCACGTCCATTCGTAACCTTACCCAAAGCATGGGGATTACCGGCGCCAGTCTCTATAACGCGTTTGGCGACAAGCGCTCACTCTATGAGCGCGCGCTGGATCATTACATCGAGCGCGGCTCGTTGGACCGGATCAAGCGACTCGAAGCGCACTTGCCACCGCGTCAGGCGATTACTGCGTTCTTCGAAGAAATCATCGAGCGCTCGCTGAGCGATCCGCAACGTAAAGGTTGCTTGCTGGTCAACGCAGCGGTTGAGGTCGCACCGCATGACCCAGGTTTCCAACAAATTGTTGCGGATGTTCTGGTTCAGATTGAAGCGTTCTTTCGCCGTTGCGTCGCCACGGGTCAACGTACCGGCAGCATTTCCATCGCCCAACCTGCGGAGGATCTGGCCCGCCTGCTATTGGGTCTGTTGTTGGGCATTCGCGTGCTGGCCCGCGCTCGGCCTGAGCGAGATTTATTGGAAGGTATGGTGCGCCCAGCCTTTGCGTTACTTGACTGTCATTTCATTGCACAGGAAATCTCCGCCCATGATTGA